The following nucleotide sequence is from uncultured Draconibacterium sp..
CGCAATCCCTACGCCCGCTGTTGCCATTGCCGATGTTTTAATAAAGTCTCTTCTATTAGTCATTTTAATATTTAGTTGGTATTAGAAAATAAATCTTAATTCATTTGTATTTAGCTCAAGAAGATCTTCTTTCGCGAAACCGACCTCAAATTTGTAGAATAATTTTAAGTTATCCATTTTTAATGTCGACTTTTTATTTCTTCGTGATCACTTATTAACGTACTGCGAAACAAAACGTAAATAAGCGAAGAATTACTCAAACTCAATTTTATCTTTCTTGCGATAAACTGTTCCTTTAAAATGCGCAATGTGTTCATTTGCTTCGTTTTTAATCTCAACCAGGTAAGTACCCAGTTTTCCGTTTAGCGAAATCTCCTTTGCCTCAGCTGTTAATGTTCCTGTTGATGTAGCTTTAAAAAAGGAAATTTCGGCATCGATAGCCAGCGCCACCCTTCCGTGCGAATTAGATGCTACGGCAAAAGTAAAATCAGCCAAAGTGAACAAAGCTCCACCATGCACAATTCCGACTGAATTATAATGACTTGGTTTAATTTCCATGATCGATTTTGCATAGCCGGGTTTCGCTTCTACCAATTTTATGCCATTGTTGGCAGCAAACACATCTTGGTCAAATGTTTTGTGGTATTTTGATTTGGTCATTTTTTCTCTCTGATTTTAATTTTCGTGAAAGTACAAAAAAAAGAAAGCCGGAAGCGTTGTTGCTTCCGGCCTGTAAAGTTGTCTATTTCTTTCTTTTTATTCTTTTTGCATGGCATCGTCAAACGCAATATTCGACGGTGCAAAGTCAACCTTTTTAACAAATTCGCAGGATTCTGCAGCCCCGGCTTCACGGTCCATTCCGCTGTCTTCCCATTCTACCGAAAGCGGTCCGTTATAACCAATATCATTCAATGCCCGAATAATGTTCTCGAACTGAATTTTTCCTCTTCCCATACTTCTGAAATTCCAATAACGGCGGTTATCACCAAATTCCATGTGGCCGCCAAAAACACCCACACCGGTTGGCACATCGCTCCAGTACACATCCTTCATGTGTACATGGAAA
It contains:
- a CDS encoding hotdog fold thioesterase yields the protein MTKSKYHKTFDQDVFAANNGIKLVEAKPGYAKSIMEIKPSHYNSVGIVHGGALFTLADFTFAVASNSHGRVALAIDAEISFFKATSTGTLTAEAKEISLNGKLGTYLVEIKNEANEHIAHFKGTVYRKKDKIEFE